In Rhinopithecus roxellana isolate Shanxi Qingling chromosome 4, ASM756505v1, whole genome shotgun sequence, a single genomic region encodes these proteins:
- the LOC104676270 gene encoding uncharacterized protein LOC104676270 isoform X2, translated as MTVTATWSSLWVSRRRRSRCFVNVKQNDALVAKSSPPRPTAMAMAQELSHLLPSLRQVIQEPQASLQPQPAFTMDRAKVLPLFWKLCIYTGYRPLHRTWRFYFRMRFSRCCCGWPSLWGPWTSGETHTPCPSSSLSSSLSPTSPSVLWLTSCRPSSSFLKKYIERTI; from the exons ATGACAGTGACAGCAACATGGTCAAGCCTCTGGGTCTCCCGGAGAAGAAG GTCGAGATGTTTTGTCAATGTTAAGCAGAACGATGCCCTG GTGGCAAAAAG CTCCCCGCCCAGGCCCACAGCTATGGCCATGGCCCAGGAGCTCAGCCACCTCCTGCCCAGTCTGCGGCAGGTCATCCAGGAGCCTCAGGCATCTCTGCAGCCCCAGCCTGCCTTCACCATGGACAGAGCCAAGGTACTGCCGCTTTTCTGGAAGCTGTGCATCTACACGGGCTACCGGCCACTGCATCGGACCTGGCGCTTCTACTTCCGCATGCGGTTCAGCCGCTGCTGCTGCGGCTGGCCGTCCTTGTGGGGACCATGGACTTCCGGGGAGACCCACACGCCCTGCCCCTCTTCATCATTGTCCTCGTCTCTTTCACCTACCTCTCCTTCAGTGCTTTGGCTCACCTCCTGCAGGCCAAGTtcgagttttttaaaaaaatacatcgAGCGGACTATTTAA
- the LOC104676270 gene encoding uncharacterized protein LOC104676270 isoform X1, whose product MSWQSATNGEKSLPFDMMNMTWTVINHEASKIKETWKKDRGLEKYFRKLSVGDCDHWLREFLGHWEAMPEPTGGKKLPAQAHSYGHGPGAQPPPAQSAAGHPGASGISAAPACLHHGQSQGTAAFLEAVHLHGLPATASDLALLLPHAVQPLLLRLAVLVGTMDFRGDPHALPLFIIVLVSFTYLSFSALAHLLQAKFEFFKKIHRADYLRFLHYL is encoded by the exons ATGTCCTGGCAATCTGCCACCAATGGAGAGAAATCTCTCCCCTTTGACATGATGAATATGACCTGGACAGTAATTAATCATGAAGCCAGTAAGATCAAGGAGACATGGAAGAAAGACAGAGGGCTGGAAAAGTATTTCAGGAAGCTCTCAGTGGGAGACTGCGATCACTGGCTCAGGGAATTCTTAGGGCACTGGGAGGCGATGCCAGAACCGACAG GTGGCAAAAAG CTCCCCGCCCAGGCCCACAGCTATGGCCATGGCCCAGGAGCTCAGCCACCTCCTGCCCAGTCTGCGGCAGGTCATCCAGGAGCCTCAGGCATCTCTGCAGCCCCAGCCTGCCTTCACCATGGACAGAGCCAAGGTACTGCCGCTTTTCTGGAAGCTGTGCATCTACACGGGCTACCGGCCACTGCATCGGACCTGGCGCTTCTACTTCCGCATGCGGTTCAGCCGCTGCTGCTGCGGCTGGCCGTCCTTGTGGGGACCATGGACTTCCGGGGAGACCCACACGCCCTGCCCCTCTTCATCATTGTCCTCGTCTCTTTCACCTACCTCTCCTTCAGTGCTTTGGCTCACCTCCTGCAGGCCAAGTtcgagttttttaaaaaaatacatcgAGCGGACTATTTAAGATTTTTGCATTACCTGTAG